The Delphinus delphis chromosome 11, mDelDel1.2, whole genome shotgun sequence DNA segment aataaagatgttaaaaaaaaaagatgtaaaaaaataaaaaaataaaaaataaaaagtaaataaataaatattttagaaaaaggaaacttACGTGTGGAATTTTATTATACCAAGTAAATTTAccattaaacatgaaaaaaacttCCTGTCACCTTCTTTTGTGATAGTCAAAGGGTGTGCATTGCACAAGTTCAGTGAGAATTTCCTGTATTGTGGTTCCAGAAACATTTTAGAAGATAGTGATTTTACTGCTTCTTGTTCATACTACACATCTGTGTCTCATCAGCAGATGATGCACGCACACTTGAATACACacgttttctttttgaaaaaatttcttcATACACAACTTTCAGGTTCCTTAGCCTACAGCTCAGCTCCGTGATCTAACCCAGTTCTTGAACAAGCAGCCATCGTGCCTTTCCTGCATGAACACTGGAACAACATTTCATATGGCAGGTATGTGCAGCCCaagtcataaaatgaaaaaattaaaataaccagGAAAAGTATCTTGTGGGTATGGCTAATTTGAGGCAATGCTGTAGGACAAAAGTATACATTTTTAGGCTCCCCATGTATCTGTACTTTctactttaatttcatttttctgattcttcattCTGTAACTTAGAAATGATTTTGTGAAGATTTTTCCAACAGGTTTAAAGAGTGGATTCTGACAGGGATAGCTCTAAATTCTGATTGGCATCTGAATTTAccaggaaaaatataaacaacataATTCTAGCATGAAAATATATAGAGAATGTTAAACATTAtcaacaaaatgtttaaaagtgttttttttttaatttaccatttgTGTTGTGACATCCCCCAAACCACCCAGATTAACAGTTTGACACATTGAACTGTTGTGAATGACGACACCCTTTGGGAGTACTCTAATGTTAATGCAGAATCTCCTGATGCTAAATTATTTTAGGGGAAATGCCTGTGAGCAAGTAATTTTTGGTATGAGAAGACgtaatacatgtaaaaaatggTTCCTGTAAAAAAGTGGTTTTTTACATATCATAATTCAATGTACTGTGAAATGAACTCAGGTTCCCAAGTTATTAGCGCTACATTGGTTGGGGAACCTCTCATCACACCATGTCTTCTCTTCACAGTACAGCCTCTACAAAGCTATGAGCAGCCTGACATTTCTCAGAGTAGCGAATACACTGAGATTAGCAGAAGGACACACTCCCAAGTAGTATTAATATTATTGTAACAATGATGGAATACATGTCATTTAAATGAAAGACTCTGGGTCTAGACAAACTTTCATTTGATTTCTGACTTGGGTACTTAATAGCTCTGATTCCTTGagaaaataacattattaatGGATCCTACATTTTCTCAGCTACCTAATGGGAATCAGATTCTCtatcttgtgatttttttgttgctgttacaaAACTAAGAGTTTGTTATATCAGCCCACAAGACCGAACTTGGTGCCTGTTGATCTCTTTTTACTACAGATCTCTAAGCTTCTttgtcaaatttaaaaataagtggtAAGTACAGTTTGATAAGATAGAGCTGATAAAGAGGAAAATGTATGGCTAATCTCACTGAAGAATAAAGTACATCATATAAAATTTTTGGTATTGGGTGGAGTTCTAAATGGAATGTCTTCATTTTCCAACATTTCATTGACAAAATTATGGGGTTATTAAACCAAGGAACTTTTTGGATTCTCTCACTGGTTTCTGCTTTTAAGAACTTCAGCtcctgtgtttgttctttaaatctttacCCTATCTCTCTTTCTTTATAGCTTTTCAGACCACTCCATGGAGGCTGATTTCTGGGGTCTTAGGAGTAATGTGCCTTTTGTTGGTGGTTGCTTTGGGAGTTTTGTTGAAAAATTGTTAAGTTTTTCTAATCAAGACTATATAAAAAGATCAAAATTGTGATGAAACTGTCTTACAATAAAGGTTTCATTTTGCTAATgtgtaatattttgttatttcataAATCTGTGTCTGATGAAGTAAATTTCTAATTACTTCTTACAGCATTTACTAAACAAAATGTTCAGCCGACATTCTCTCCAGGACCCTCCACAGATCTCCAGGAAGGTGGGTTCCATACTTTGGAAAACTTTAGTGCTGTTAGAGAATGAAATATTCTTGTttttctcacacagaagcatgaagggatattatgcttagtaatAGAAATTATAGGATAGTCTCATTTTATTGCTaacttaatttattaaattacatTGAATGTGTGTCATTTATATATTAAGTAATAAGGAAAATATTAGCCGGAAGTGACCTATTTTTCCTATGTGACTGCTCATGTTTAAGTAACAAAAGCAAATTACAGTAAATATTGTAGCTGATCCTAAGTGCCTGCTTGTGTTTCATAACACATACTTTGATACCTCTTTACCTGTACCTCCGCTTCTTCCATAACTCAGAAAGAAGCACAGAGATTTCTGCAATTCTAAACTCTACTCAACCAGTGAACGTcagctcaaagatatttttaaacatatctttTCCTAAATGATGTCTCATCATCTTCTGTGTTCATATAGCACTTCATTCATATCTTTTTTCCCTCAGcgtttttccaactttattgagatataattgacatatgacatcgtggaagtttaaagtgtacaatgattcacttattacaatattattgccACCATAGCATTAActaacacctccatcatgtcACACAACTATCATgtctttttgtggtgagaatgtTTAAGAAGCTCTCTTGTAGCAACTCTcccaagtatataatacagtactgttaactctAGTTATAATGATGCACAGTAGATCCCTAAAACTTAATCATCTTCTAAATGGAAGATCGTACCTTTTGACCAacagctccccatttcccccacatcCCAGCCCCTGGTAGCCCATTCAACTCTACAATCTCAGCACCACTCATTTGACAAAGATTTGAGTGCCTACCACATAATATGACTTTTATCACTGAGGATGGTAAATGTTGAAGACACTATCACTAGTAAACTGGACGGTCAGACTTCAAGCTAAGTGCTTTCTtaacttcattttgaaataaaatatccagaattatTTTCTGACTCAGGAAATATGCTAAAATGCTTTCCTCCTTTAAATATCTCTTTTATCTAGTTCACTTTTAATTACACAGCAGAGATCAACTTCGGGTCACTTCCTCAAAAGAGGTTCTTCTAACCGCCCCCCATCCTATACTCTGCTACACAGTATTTTTACATACTGAATTTCTTGTGTATACTTACACAAATtatcattaaatataattcaTAAATGACTGAAATTTGTATAATTCTGTCTCTATCTCTAGACTATAATCTTCATGAGGAAGAAGGGTCATGTCTGAGTCATTCAGATTAATATCCCCTGAACTGTGGTGTATGCAGTAAATTCTCAAAGAATAGTTgtagaaaaacattaaataacaaaTGAGTAAATAGCACTGAAAACAACGGAATCTCCAATGTCATCAAGTCacgttttgttttttctcttaggaTCTGGCAGCTGTTCTTGCCGAGAAAAGTGGATTGGCTACCAATGCAGCTGTTACTTCCTTTCTAGTGAATCAAAAACATGGAAAGACAGTAGAAATTTTTGTGTTTCTCAGAATTCCAGTCTACTTCAGATACAAGACAGAAATGAACTGGCATGtatttaattctgatttttctacaatttttttgACCTAGGAAAATATTATCTAAGTAAGCTGAATACTTTGATTCAAGCCTTTAATCAGATAGTAAATAGGCAGTTATATTTGAACTAATTTCCTACACTTTGAAACAGTCAAACAATCTACACAAAATTTCTCAAAGATTTACATTATAGGAATGTGACAGATAAAGTACAAGAAACTTTTTAGAGAgaattcaaagaataaataatagatcattatttttattcaaaggACTTTGAATTTTTAGTTCAttaattgaatttataatttgttttgtaaTTATATAGCTTTTGTTATCACTCTTGGAATGAATATgaagaatattataaaacaattacCCAACTcttaagaaaaagtgaaaa contains these protein-coding regions:
- the LOC132434423 gene encoding natural killer cells antigen CD94-like, yielding MNTGTTFHMAAFQTTPWRLISGVLGVMCLLLVVALGVLLKNSFTKQNVQPTFSPGPSTDLQEDYNLHEEEGSCLSLLGSGSCSCREKWIGYQCSCYFLSSESKTWKDSRNFCVSQNSSLLQIQDRNELHFMKSISYHYWIGLSYSEEHHAWLREDNSTVSQDLFLFLHPLNPKNCIIYGPSGEVLDRDCGSQYRYVCKQQLI